The genomic stretch TCGGATAATTCTTACATTTCACAAGAACTGGAAAAGAACATTCGAAAGCTACATGCCATCACCAAGAATGCAGTCACAGATGGAAGATACATTGTTTTTGGAGCTGGCTCAACCCAACTCCTCAACGCTGCAGTTTACGCCCTTTCCATGAATATGTCCTCACCTGCCAAAGTCGTTGCAGAAAAGCCTTTCTATCCGGTACGTTTAAATCCTTGCCATAAATTTTATGCAACAGTAATTGATTTTATGTGTTAGGAAATTGTGGGTCGATTGTtgacttttattcatatttgaaAGTATTAATAAGTACAAAACTTCCCtcaacaaaacaagaaatagcAACTTGAACGCTGAAGTTTTACATAAGAAGCTCACTAACTCCAACGTCACGAAGTCGTATTGGCCTTTCCTTTTTAAATGTTCTATAGATCATATTGTcacttcttttttcaaatggaTTTGGCCATTTATTCGGGGTTTTGTTGCTTTTAACTCggatattgataaaattgaaacgTGTACAGAAATAACAACGAGAagtaatacatattttcaCCTTGTGGTTCACAGGTTTATAAAGAACAAACAGAATTCTTCAAAGCAAAGCTGTTTGAGTTTCATGGAGATGCATCCTTATTGAGAAACGGTACTTCAAATACTattgaaaatgtgattgagtTTGTAGCTTCGCCAAATAATCCAGACGGCAACTTAAAGAAAGCTGTCTTAGAAGGCCCTTCTGTGAAAACTATTCATGACTATGCTTATTATTGGCCGCATTACACCGCAATTCCAGCCCCAGCCGATGAAGACCTAATGATTTTTACAATGTCCAAGTTAACTGGCCATGCTGGGAGTAGATTCGGGTAAGAAAAGCTCTTCtttctacatataattgatGATGATAGTTATCTACAGTGAACTTTTTCCAAAAGTTAGTGTAATTGATCCTTCTATATGTCACAGATGGGCTATAGTGAAAGACAAGGATGTATACGAAAACATGCTGAAATATAAGTCATTGGCTGATTCCGGCACATCAAAGGACACTCAACTAAGAGCATTAAAGCTCATCAAGGTAGTTCTTGAAGATGGTGGCCAAGGAATTTTCAACTTCGCATACAAAACAATGAGAGGTCGATGGACAAAACTAAACCACGTCTTGTCGTTGTCAAAGCGTTTCAAACTCCAAGAAATCCCACCTTCGTTCTGCAAATATTCCCAAACAGTGAGAGGAGCATCTCCAGGTGATTATTGGAAGTACTAAATAAAAGCTTAATTAAGCGTTTAAATGTTCCTCGTCATGCTAATAAAGTTTTATGCTA from Sesamum indicum cultivar Zhongzhi No. 13 unplaced genomic scaffold, S_indicum_v1.0 C01205, whole genome shotgun sequence encodes the following:
- the LOC105155272 gene encoding tryptophan aminotransferase-related protein 4-like; this encodes NSYISQELEKNIRKLHAITKNAVTDGRYIVFGAGSTQLLNAAVYALSMNMSSPAKVVAEKPFYPVYKEQTEFFKAKLFEFHGDASLLRNGTSNTIENVIEFVASPNNPDGNLKKAVLEGPSVKTIHDYAYYWPHYTAIPAPADEDLMIFTMSKLTGHAGSRFGWAIVKDKDVYENMLKYKSLADSGTSKDTQLRALKLIKVVLEDGGQGIFNFAYKTMRGRWTKLNHVLSLSKRFKLQEIPPSFCKYSQTVRGASPAFAWLKCAKEEDSNCHKVLHHEANILGREGGSFNAEDRYVRLSLVKSADDFNLLLDRLKELVSMEEQ